Proteins encoded within one genomic window of Novipirellula galeiformis:
- a CDS encoding sigma-70 family RNA polymerase sigma factor, with product MQLMDQDLSQLIARGTKDGFLTYDEVNAYLPDEDVNPEKLDRLMLAIERHGIQLVEKAEKKAIVASGRTPEPRVSEMRFSDDDAPLVSAELPKASDDPIRMYLSQMAEIPLLTREQEISLAKKIEITRRQYRRMLLESDYALRSTVETLHRVHNGELPFDRTIKVSLTERLTKEQISARMPHNLRTIDVLISQSKSDFEQLVRKSVSPRLKAEIRRRFIRNRRKCLQLVEELSLRSRRVVPLLGQLEKISARMTFIRDRLSNLGEDAMSRDEAADLKQELRELMFVTQESPESLRNRMAKARRHFDEYEATKRQLSSGNLRLVVSIAKKYRNRGLSFLDLIQEGNTGLMRAVDKYEYRRGFKFSTYATWWIRQAITRAIADQARTIRIPVHMIDVLSKLRQTQKRLTQDLRREPTYEEIALATEVPLEEVRRVMDIGRHPVSLDRPVGEGEDSSFGEFIQGSDDDNPVRAAAGGILRSKIDELLKTLTFREREIIRLRYGLVDGYSYTLEECGRIFKVTRERVRQIEAKAVAKLQSPSRADRLSEFLKTAA from the coding sequence ATGCAATTGATGGACCAAGATCTTTCTCAGCTTATCGCTCGTGGAACCAAGGATGGATTCCTAACCTACGACGAAGTCAATGCTTACCTACCGGACGAAGACGTGAATCCGGAAAAGCTCGATCGCTTGATGTTGGCGATTGAGCGTCACGGCATCCAATTGGTCGAAAAGGCGGAAAAGAAAGCGATCGTTGCATCGGGGCGAACCCCCGAGCCACGCGTCAGCGAGATGCGGTTTAGTGACGACGACGCACCGTTGGTTTCGGCGGAATTGCCCAAGGCGAGTGATGATCCCATTCGCATGTATCTGAGTCAGATGGCGGAGATCCCGTTGCTCACTCGCGAGCAAGAGATTTCGCTTGCTAAGAAAATTGAAATCACGCGTCGTCAGTACCGACGGATGTTGTTGGAATCGGACTACGCCCTTCGTAGCACGGTGGAAACACTGCATCGAGTTCACAATGGCGAATTGCCCTTTGATCGTACGATCAAGGTTTCATTGACCGAGCGATTGACCAAAGAGCAGATCAGTGCTCGCATGCCTCACAACCTGCGAACGATCGATGTTTTGATCTCGCAGAGCAAGTCGGACTTCGAGCAACTGGTACGCAAGAGTGTTTCGCCTCGTTTGAAGGCGGAGATTCGTCGTCGTTTCATTCGTAATCGACGCAAATGCTTGCAGCTCGTCGAAGAGCTTTCGCTAAGAAGTCGTCGCGTGGTGCCATTGTTGGGCCAGCTTGAAAAGATCTCGGCACGGATGACGTTCATTCGCGATCGATTGTCGAACTTGGGTGAGGATGCGATGAGCCGCGACGAAGCGGCGGATCTGAAGCAAGAGCTACGTGAGTTGATGTTCGTGACTCAAGAGAGTCCTGAGAGTCTTCGCAACCGTATGGCCAAGGCACGTCGTCACTTCGATGAATACGAAGCGACCAAGCGTCAACTCAGCAGCGGTAATCTTCGCTTGGTCGTTTCGATCGCCAAAAAGTATCGCAATCGTGGTTTGTCGTTCTTGGATTTGATCCAAGAGGGTAACACTGGGTTGATGCGGGCGGTTGATAAGTATGAGTATCGTCGTGGGTTCAAGTTCAGCACGTATGCAACGTGGTGGATTCGTCAAGCGATCACGCGAGCGATCGCAGACCAAGCCCGCACGATCCGTATCCCCGTGCACATGATCGACGTGTTGAGCAAGCTGCGGCAAACACAGAAGCGTCTGACACAAGATTTGCGTCGTGAACCGACCTATGAAGAGATTGCCTTGGCAACCGAAGTGCCATTGGAAGAAGTGCGCCGCGTGATGGACATCGGTCGGCATCCTGTCAGTTTGGATCGTCCGGTTGGCGAAGGGGAAGACAGTAGCTTCGGCGAGTTCATTCAAGGCAGTGATGACGACAATCCCGTGCGAGCGGCCGCCGGAGGCATTCTGCGTAGCAAGATCGACGAATTGTTAAAAACGTTGACCTTCCGCGAGCGAGAAATCATCCGCCTGCGTTATGGTTTGGTGGATGGCTACAGCTACACGCTCGAAGAGTGTGGCCGGATTTTCAAGGTCACTCGAGAACGCGTTCGCCAGATTGAGGCCAAGGCGGTTGCGAAACTGCAAAGTCCTTCGCGAGCGGATCGCTTGAGCGAGTTCTTGAAAACCGCTGCCTAG
- a CDS encoding zinc ribbon domain-containing protein: MSTGSNIEISAPLLRTLHRIHRQLTDLRGRISRGPRQIKAGEAMVLKVQTDMDDLQQKLKKAKIASDEKQLQLRSREARIEEIKVKLNTASSNREFTTWKEQIAADEQANSVLSDEILEGLESLDELEAELKALKSELEKQESEHEQRVQEVQAKMESLRGELARVENELVETEKQIPSAVRADYDRLTKSKGEEALAPIDGDSCGGCYQTLTTQVMSQLQLSRLVRCPNCNAFLYLPENRRVT, translated from the coding sequence ATGTCTACTGGTTCGAACATCGAAATCAGCGCCCCATTGCTTCGCACGCTTCACCGGATTCACCGTCAATTGACGGATTTGCGTGGCCGGATTTCGCGGGGACCTCGCCAAATCAAGGCTGGCGAAGCGATGGTGCTTAAGGTCCAAACGGACATGGATGATCTGCAGCAGAAACTCAAAAAGGCGAAGATTGCTTCGGACGAAAAACAGCTTCAGCTGCGGTCGCGCGAGGCCCGGATCGAGGAAATTAAAGTCAAGTTGAACACCGCGTCGAGCAATCGAGAATTCACGACGTGGAAGGAACAGATCGCGGCGGACGAGCAGGCCAATAGTGTGCTCAGTGACGAAATTCTCGAAGGGCTCGAGTCTCTCGATGAACTCGAAGCCGAGTTGAAGGCCCTCAAGTCCGAGCTGGAAAAGCAGGAATCAGAGCACGAGCAACGGGTGCAAGAGGTGCAAGCGAAGATGGAGTCGCTGCGTGGTGAGTTGGCACGAGTCGAAAACGAGCTCGTCGAAACCGAAAAGCAGATTCCCAGTGCGGTGCGAGCCGATTATGACCGGCTAACAAAGTCCAAAGGCGAAGAAGCATTGGCGCCGATCGACGGCGATTCGTGTGGTGGTTGCTATCAAACGCTGACGACCCAGGTGATGAGCCAATTGCAGCTATCGCGACTGGTTCGTTGTCCTAACTGTAACGCGTTCTTGTACTTACCTGAAAATCGCCGCGTAACCTAG
- the dnaG gene encoding DNA primase, which translates to MSLPVDFDLKERVRASVDIVDVVGQTLELHPAGRNMVARCPWHNDRRPSLTVNPERQTWKCWVCDIGGDIFSYVMQRDGLDFPSALRVLAEQAGIPIDELRGGKKTEPGSPDDKPTLFAAMKLVADAYFTQLESGTSDDAKIARDYLASRGIDEENRKRFRIGFSPESWNFAVDLLRQHDFSAEVAEAAGLAIKRNSGEGHYDRFRGRLMFPIHDLQDRPISLGGRLIPAIAQRRGKDAAGAKYINGPETMLFRKSHQLYNLQLAREAIRRGGDALVMEGYTDVVAARQAGVESAVAVLGTALGEDHIRLLKRFAKRVVLILDGDTAGQTRADQVLELFVRADVDMRVLTLPDGSDPADFLASQGRAAFDALVASAPDALQHKLNRLTDGVDVTHDTHKVTHAIEVLLAIIAQAPRGTSLKIDQLILRMSRTFGLPLERLNERLEEVRKAHAKAIAKRRDSRPRGTGQGVAVSKRTGAPGATPQRSGGSGAGGSRSDAPQSGSNPAAPAGPATTPSGPASNQDFAPTPSFDPNHAFAESAEFDGDFTGDFGGYDDFGGYEDVGGPASFRSQPGARRNAGSSGASDGRSSQPNRPEPLNGIDRELFETLIESPELAAMAVESIDPDWLDSSTAKMLLSAYQDLDFEGRDLTLESLLSILENEMLKEQVSALEQRVRRREGQSTQTTAERYAGVVLRYREREFSAEKTRQIAKLASSGLAEDEEEALLKELFDAERARHEIKKS; encoded by the coding sequence TTGTCCCTTCCTGTGGACTTCGACCTGAAAGAGCGAGTGCGCGCAAGCGTCGACATTGTCGACGTCGTCGGCCAGACGCTGGAGTTGCATCCGGCGGGTCGCAATATGGTTGCACGTTGTCCGTGGCACAACGATCGGCGACCCTCTTTGACCGTGAATCCCGAACGCCAGACATGGAAGTGCTGGGTTTGTGATATTGGTGGCGATATTTTTAGTTACGTGATGCAGCGTGACGGTCTGGATTTCCCATCGGCACTTCGAGTGTTAGCCGAACAGGCGGGGATCCCGATCGATGAGTTGCGCGGCGGCAAGAAGACCGAGCCGGGCAGCCCCGACGATAAACCGACTTTGTTCGCGGCGATGAAGTTGGTGGCGGATGCCTACTTCACGCAGCTCGAAAGTGGAACGAGCGACGATGCAAAGATCGCCCGAGATTACTTGGCCTCGCGCGGTATCGACGAAGAGAATCGCAAGCGTTTTCGCATCGGGTTTTCACCGGAGTCATGGAACTTCGCCGTCGATCTGCTACGCCAGCACGATTTCAGTGCAGAAGTTGCCGAAGCGGCGGGATTGGCGATCAAGCGAAACAGTGGCGAGGGCCATTACGATCGCTTTCGTGGTCGCTTGATGTTCCCGATTCATGATTTGCAAGATCGCCCCATTTCGTTAGGAGGGCGTTTGATTCCCGCAATCGCCCAGCGGCGTGGGAAAGACGCTGCGGGGGCAAAGTACATCAATGGCCCCGAAACCATGTTGTTTCGGAAATCGCACCAGCTCTATAACTTGCAACTCGCCCGTGAAGCGATTCGCCGCGGCGGTGACGCCTTGGTGATGGAAGGCTACACCGATGTCGTCGCCGCACGACAAGCGGGCGTTGAATCGGCGGTGGCCGTGCTGGGGACCGCGTTGGGGGAAGATCATATTCGCTTGTTAAAGCGGTTCGCCAAACGAGTCGTCTTGATTCTCGATGGAGATACCGCAGGCCAAACTCGCGCGGATCAAGTGCTTGAGTTGTTCGTGCGTGCCGATGTGGACATGCGTGTTTTGACTTTGCCCGATGGAAGTGATCCAGCCGATTTTTTGGCGTCGCAAGGGCGTGCTGCTTTCGATGCCTTGGTGGCCAGTGCACCTGATGCGTTGCAGCACAAACTCAATCGTTTGACCGATGGCGTCGATGTCACCCATGACACGCACAAGGTGACCCATGCGATCGAAGTATTGTTGGCGATCATTGCCCAAGCGCCACGCGGTACGAGCTTAAAAATTGACCAGCTGATCTTGCGCATGTCGCGAACGTTTGGCTTGCCATTGGAGCGGTTGAACGAACGGCTTGAAGAAGTTCGCAAGGCACACGCAAAGGCGATCGCGAAACGCCGCGACTCACGACCTCGCGGAACAGGCCAGGGAGTGGCGGTTTCAAAACGAACCGGGGCACCGGGGGCGACTCCGCAAAGGTCGGGCGGATCGGGGGCGGGCGGATCACGGTCGGACGCACCTCAATCGGGATCGAATCCAGCGGCGCCCGCAGGCCCCGCTACAACACCGTCGGGGCCCGCGTCGAACCAAGACTTTGCGCCGACGCCATCGTTTGACCCTAATCATGCGTTTGCCGAATCGGCTGAATTTGATGGTGATTTTACTGGGGATTTCGGCGGCTACGATGATTTCGGCGGCTACGAGGACGTTGGCGGCCCGGCGAGTTTCCGCAGTCAACCTGGGGCTCGCCGCAACGCTGGTTCTTCGGGGGCATCCGATGGTCGATCCTCCCAGCCGAATCGGCCTGAGCCGCTTAACGGAATCGATCGCGAGTTGTTCGAGACCTTGATTGAGTCGCCTGAACTCGCCGCGATGGCGGTCGAATCGATCGACCCCGATTGGCTCGATTCCAGTACAGCAAAAATGTTGTTGTCGGCCTACCAAGATTTAGATTTCGAAGGTCGGGATTTGACGCTCGAGTCGTTGTTGTCGATCCTCGAAAACGAAATGTTGAAGGAACAAGTGAGTGCACTCGAGCAACGTGTGCGTCGTCGTGAAGGTCAGTCCACCCAAACGACAGCAGAACGTTACGCTGGAGTTGTTTTGCGTTACCGTGAGCGAGAATTTTCGGCAGAAAAAACGCGGCAAATCGCAAAACTCGCTTCTTCGGGATTGGCAGAAGACGAAGAGGAGGCTCTATTGAAAGAGCTGTTTGACGCGGAGCGAGCACGTCACGAAATCAAGAAGAGCTGA